The sequence ctTGTGTTATGTTTTGTCCAAAAAGCAAAAAGAGGGAgattgaaaataatttttatttcttgataTTCTCGACCTTGTGAATATTGCACATTATTAATTTTTCTTTCTAGACAAGTTAAAAGTATTGGtaaatatattatgtatatttcgaaaatcttgataaatatatttgtcatacttaattatattttgataaGGTATTTAATagatatattattatttgatattatcaagatatgatatgatatgatttgatttgatagagttttatttctacatataattttttttttatttttgtagaaCTCTATCTAAGAAAACCTTCTAAACTTGGATTCCAATCTATAAAAGAAGGATTTCACGCACAAGAAAAAAACACTTCATACGCATAATTTTCAAAGCATCAACTGAAGAAATCCTGTTAAAGAATTGAAGatttctgaagcaaggttttgcATCCTTCATTGTTGTTTTCCCCGTGTTGCCGTTAGTGTTGAAGACAtaagagacaacactgtgggaatagTGTTGTTTGAAGATCTTTACTGTCTCTTCAAATTTaagctacgggagttgcatctaatttgttttactctgatttatttaggatgcaagCTTGATTTTTCAACCTGTTgaaaaatttatgatttattaatttttcgtaaaatcactagtattgTTTTGTAAAACTAATCTTACtttttctagtgatatttagctcTAAgacacccgcacgagtttttatactcgtgcaaaattatttacttgtgttttattttacgCTTTAATTTTCGCTGCACTATGTTGTCGTTGGTGTTACAACAACAAGTACAATAATGCCTGTTTTTACATAACAAACTACATAACGTCGTCTTTCAAATATAATAAAgcaagcacacaaattcaacGATCAAGTGGAAGTAACCAACTAACAAAATCTGTCTGCCCACAAAAATTGGAAGGAATACAGGTTGAAAATTACATGAAAACATCACAACAAGAAGCCCGCGATGTCACCAAAATATATGGTTATTCCCTTCGACTTTCCCCGCACAAAGTTTTCTTCCACCTGAAAGAAGAAGATACAACAGATGCGGCAACGATTCATCTACATATACCTGAAATCAAGTGCGCATAAGTAAATGTACCTCGACGTCCAAGGGAGGAGAAGACAACCACGAAAGCTCAATTGCCTGGGGCATATCAACATTGCGAGGCAAGTACATTACGATGTTAGGCGTGATCCTTTGAGAAACTTGAAACAAGGAATGCCTGCAAAAAAAAATGCAATGTACACCCCGCAACTGAAAATCACCATTTACTTTTCGATTTAACGAACCAGAATATGAACAAAGACATAAAGAACAGATTCACTAGCAGGGAGCATAAACTCCACAAAAATAAGAATAGAGACGTCATGGAGTGAAGGGAACTTGAGCTGTAAATAGATGGCATCTTCATTCAATCGGTGCAACATAGACATTTGAGTTAAAATTGATTTCTTAGTCTGAATCTTTCAAATAATTCTGTAGACATTTAGTGAATAGATCAAAACAAGGGGAAAATAGTAATTGCAAGGTGATCCGAAAGAATTGAGTATATCCCGTTTCCAATAAACTCTGCCATCAGCTATGCTAGTCCATTCGAGAGCATTGAAACGTCTAAATATTACTCACATATTAGGAACAAGTTATAGCATGAGCCGTAATTGGTGGACATTCGTAATTGGTATAAGAAACTTTTGACATACCCATCCCTTGgcttcaataaatcaagagTGAATTTTTCTTTAGCTTTGTACGATGGACCTCCCCAGGGCGGTGAAAGAAACACCACGTCCCCCTAACAAGTAacaaaagatttaaaattagaGAGCAGGCTTATCTGAATCACTAGCAAGACAATCATTAGGAAAGTTTATGAAGCCGACAGCATGTCAACAAGCCATGTTTTTGGGTGTAAAAAATGAATCGGTTTACTTTGTAGATTAGGTGATTATTGGACAAAGATTTGAGCTTTCAGCTTTTCTCATCAATCATTTCTAGTATGCATATTTCTCTTCAGTCCATGATCAAGGTTTTTCCGGCTAATATTCTGATGCATACCAGTATGATACAAAGAAGAAAGCAACATTAACACTAATAACAATATTGAAATTGCATGGGAACATGAAGAAAATTAAGGAGAGGAAAATAATGTCCCAGGTAACCCATTAAATTGAAGCAGAGACCGTTTCAAGAAAAGAGCTCCCAAAATCTCACAGTAACAACCATTCTGTATTTCTGTGCCAGTTAAACGTTGTACCAATGTATTCAGTGCAATGAGATATGGACTTGTAGATTTTCCTAGAAACACAAGCACTTAGGGGAGAAAacggaaaaaaaataaaaaatattgagcATTCAACAACACAAATGAGCTCTGTTTTTGCTTATATTTAAGCTTCAACAAAAATTTCAGTTTCAAAATAGGAATGGCCTAAAAGGGAAACTATACCTTCAAGAAAGGAGCAATTTGGAAAAAGTCTGCTACAATGAAATCAATACGATCCTCTACACCATAGATCTTTGCATTATGAATTGCCAACGCCACCTTGTTTGGGTCAATCTCGATAGCCACAACATGATGGCACCTAACAGAATGAACGCGTGAATTGATCGAAGCCTCCAAGTCAGCATCTACTCTTCTCATAATCCAACAAATTTCTAACACCTGATCtttaaaacataatttttaaaCCTATAATATGTGACACTCATTCACGTGTCCTGCAAACAATTAAAATGAATCGCATATCCTGTACATGCTCAACCAAGGCCATGGGTTGATTGAGTACTCATGGAACAGACTGAAAGGCCGTCATGGGACAGGAATGACTGCTTTTGTTATAATATTTCAGTCGTTTAGAGAAGTAGTATATAGAATACCCATGCCCTTTCTGTGAAATTATGGTGGAACTTGATCGAAGGTGACCGCAACAGCATGATGTTGGCCAATCAAGCCAACACAATCTTACAGATGAATCACAAATGAATCTTCATTGGAAGTTATACGATCTTAAATTACATTTTTTTACCACCTCTCGCCGGTTTCTGCTCAAATTAGAAGCCAAACATGGATTGATAAATAAGCAGATAACCCACCATAAGCATTAGTgagtaaaaaaaacaattaatcaagtaaaCAAAATATTATACGCAGTGAACAGCATAATTACACCAATTTTACAGAGTTCCCGGTAAAACTCACAGTCGAGCGAATTGAATAGCGTTGCCTCCAACACCGGCGAAGGCATCAATAACAACTCCAGCACCGGCGCACCTCTGCGCGTGCCAGGCGGCGATCTCCTCCGGCGTCACGGAGAACCACCCTTCTTCATCCATTTGAATGCCCACATCATATTTGGAGAAAAGATCGTATCTTTGACGCCAGTACTTCCTCACCAGTGGAGTAAcattttcttcctcctcctgGGTTTTTCTCTTCACGTTGATTTTCACTGTTAAACACAAAGAAAATGTGAATTAAGACAATGAATCCTGATTAACCCACAAGATTGTGgacaaaataaatgtttcgGAACATTATTGTTGTTTTTTAGCATTGTTTCGGAACATCATAGAGTTGAAAAAGATTGAACCTTTTCGTGACATGCTTCCTTTTTCCTCCGGTTTGTCggaaaatttttgaagaatcttCGGGTGGAAGCATTTTTGTTCCATTTAGAAGATTTTTCATGTTTACATGGTTCTTTCGGCTCAAGGCTAATTGGGAAAATCAAGGAATACGGCGGAACTTTGAGTTGTTTTTGTCAATGAATTCCGAATTATTTTCGAATAATCGTGAAGTTACATCCAATCTACGGATCCACGTGAAATGATTCttactcgattttttttttaactgctacatatatgcaatacatatatgcaactatacttaaaatagattttctATAAAGTATAATGTATAATTAAAATCAATTGTAtgctaataatttaaaatactagaacaaattaaaaattcatGCATGAATGTTCAATAACGTAAAATTCAGAAAATAGTTTATAACAATCTCATAATCACTGAAACATAAAAGCGTGAAGTTTAAGGGTGTGCTAGCTCGCCACAATTGTACAAAGGTCCTCGCCGTCAATCGGGACTGCAACCTCCCGACTAACATCAAATTCATCTGCACATCATTTAGATctaatgagcctagaggctcagcatgcTCTACACTTTAATAACAAATACTACATAAAAAGGTCGCATACAAGCACATATCGTATCAAAATATCCTGAATTGTCTTATGCATGAATGATCATAAAAGCATTTTCATAATACTGAGTCATAAACGTAAACATCATCATAATCTtgatcataaacatattatgtAACATAAATACGTAACATAATCAtaggcatgtcataaacataaaaaaaatcattttctgtgggtcatatcagtgaagtacAACCATAAACGATTGATCAATttaaaaaccaacgtacgtgccGGCGAGGTTCACCCAATCTTAACACGGGGATTCCCTACGCCTCTTATgtcacttcacccaaccttaacacggggatcCATAGGCTCCTGAACATAAGTGGAGAGGTCATCGAGCTCGGTATCCCGACTTCCAATCCCATTAGTGTTACAAATCACAtcaaattcccaaaaatattttctttacatgcccataattttatcataaaatacatgcatgaatctgaacttaaaaatatcattttctgaaaattctgcccgtaaatatatatttaatttattttccataaaattcatacttatatcaaaatatacatatacatctattaaatatatatatttacggactattttgtttgtcactggctagttcgagttgaTGCCCCTTAACTAAAGCTCATAAACTTAGATTGGTTCATTAACATTTATCCTGACCTAAAAAACACTTAGGCTAGCCCAAACACACTTAAAATGACCCAATTAAacttagactggcccaatagTACTTAGCCCAACTTAAAACTTAgctcaaccaaataaattaaacaatttaggcacattaacaaatttagcccaattaataaattaagcccaataaatatcTTATGTCCAATAAGCTTGGCCCAACTAGCAAACTTGTCCCAATAAACAAATTTAGCTCACCTAACAAACATGGCTCAATAAATAAACTTTGCCCAATAAacaaacttggcccaataagcGAACATGgcccaataaataaaattgacccaataaacaaacttggcccaataaataaacttaaCACCTGGACTCCTAAATAAATTACCTTATACGAAATAAAATAACTCGAACCCAAGACCATAACATATGACTCTAATATACTTGATCCGACCCGAAAAACCCACTTGCTCGAGCCCTGCCCAAGCTGCCCGCTAGATAGACCACCTTACAACCATCCAACTCTTTACCTAGCCAACACTAGCTCAGGCCATCTTAAACCAAGACCCAAAGGGACCTAACCCAGCTACCAAACCAGTGAACATCATCTAAGACCCAGCCATGGCAGAAAAAGCATCCAAAACCAAGCCACAATGCACAAAAACGTGAATGATGCATGAATTAAAACTTGAGCTACCATTTCCACATACAAGTGCAATAACACGATTTTAATCATTAAAACAGTGAATATATTGATCTAAATGGGTAAGAaaggaagggtataacatgcATTTGCGTTTAAAATGCACGAAAAACTTATACGGTTGCGGGTTGCGTATATCGGGACTTGGGAATCTCATAACTTTCCAATTCTGGAAAGCTCAAATCCCTAAATTGGTGGTTTCTGCCTCAAAATAACCTCAACtagcttccgatctgcgaaaaatcacataatggtcaaaagtcaaccctagtcaactttggtcaaattttgaccaaaaattcccaaacattattgcgttCTCACCACTTCATGATTTTGAATCTAGActcaaaacttggatatttggatctatcatgTCGAACCGATCAAAATGGCTAACAAGCCGACGGTTGTCGGAAAATTGAGGAagacggcggcggcggcggcggcggtggCGCGGAGGCGATGTCCAAAACTACTCCAAAATTCATGAAATTTGGCAAGGTTTTAGAGCTCGTGGGATGATTCTAATGCACTAGGCCATGATCGGAATGGACCACCGTCGCGGCCAAAATCGGAGAAATACAGGCGACGGCGGCGGCGGTGGCATTCGAGCTCAGATCTACCCGATTTTTCAACGGAAAAAGCTGTAATACGCTAGGGAAATGATCTACACACATCCTAGAACTCCTTAACAATACAAAAACAACAAGAATCGACCTCAAATCCATCCATTTCGCGtgaggaagatgatgaatagtggtCGCACATTCTCGACTTCGTGCTCGCCAAATCGGACACCATAACTCATGATTCTTGGTATGGTTGTGACCGCCTCGACGAGAGCTACAAGATGGCATGCTCAATCGACGGCAACGACAACGGTCGTTTGGCCGGCGACGTGAATCACGATTTAGGTTTTAGGGTTTtagtgtgagttttggtgttttatgagagagagagagagagagagagagagagagagagagagagagagagagcaccatttaatattataaaaattggtCCTAAAATGACCCGGTCTGATCCATTTCAATACTCTTGTGTTGTTTTACTCCAATatataatttaacaca comes from Henckelia pumila isolate YLH828 chromosome 4, ASM3356847v2, whole genome shotgun sequence and encodes:
- the LOC140866714 gene encoding uncharacterized protein yields the protein MEQKCFHPKILQKFSDKPEEKGSMSRKVKINVKRKTQEEEENVTPLVRKYWRQRYDLFSKYDVGIQMDEEGWFSVTPEEIAAWHAQRCAGAGVVIDAFAGVGGNAIQFARLCHHVVAIEIDPNKVALAIHNAKIYGVEDRIDFIVADFFQIAPFLKGDVVFLSPPWGGPSYKAKEKFTLDLLKPRDGHSLFQVSQRITPNIVMYLPRNVDMPQAIELSWLSSPPLDVEVEENFVRGKSKGITIYFGDIAGFLL